A region of the Bombus affinis isolate iyBomAffi1 chromosome 7, iyBomAffi1.2, whole genome shotgun sequence genome:
TCTTGAAGAGTTGTCTATACTCTTTCGAACAACAATTTTTTACAACAATATATTTGAATCGAAACGTTGAAACTGATAACTTCTGAAAACGTATTAAACAAGGGTTTATTAGATAAATAATATCGAAAATATACCATGGAAGAATATTTAACCCTAGTTCTTAATCAAAAAGATATACGAGTGAACAAACAAAAGCTTGCAAGTAAAAGCCGCTATTTCGCGTCTCTTTTTTCACACAATTTTAGTGATTCTCATAACCAGGAATATGTTATTAATTATGACATTGCTCAAAGTACTTTACAggttatttttatgttttatatcaACTAACGTAGAAAAATGTTTATGTATTATTGtcgtaattatttaatttttatgctTTTAGAATTTTGTTGATTGGGTTCACAATGACAGACGTATAAGTATTCATTATCAACCCATAAAAATTTCTCTGATAAAGTTTATGCAAGATAAACATTTTACAGGGTTATTGAATTTGTTACAGTTGAGCGCATTGTTTATAGTTGATGAATTAACAAAtgatattgtaaatattatagcTTTACAATGGTTGTCACCACAGAAAGTAATCAATATATGGTTATTAGCAAAAGAGTTAAACATGAAGGCattacaagatatttgtatGTCTGTCTGTTTAGATAGGTTTGAGGAAATCCCTGTAGATGTGCTTGTCAAATTAGCCGCAGAtgatattgttcaattattaaACAACGTTAATATAAGAGTTTCCTCAGAATCATATTTGGAAAATATAAGGAATAAATGGATAATGCATCACGGGGTAAATGATATTGATCTTCTATCATATTTATTTACATGTGATCTCtatagtatatataaaatattttaactatAGAATTCAGATATTGCGCATATCAATCAAGGAAGGCAACTTAAGTTTATAAGGGGAACAGTTATCTATGAAACATTTGAAGATGATACAAAGGTTGGATATTTGTGTACTTGGGATGgtaatgttttaaataaatgtgAACAATTAAAAAGTATTCAACATCCAGATAAATGGTTATTTGGGATGCAAGTTATTAGTAGAGGTATGCTCCTATTAAGTTGCATATTTTATTAAGAAACACATTTCTAATCATTGAAAATATTGCTTTAGGTTTCAATGTGTATACAGTTGGAGGAAACATAGGTTTAGGAG
Encoded here:
- the LOC126918757 gene encoding uncharacterized protein LOC126918757, producing MEEYLTLVLNQKDIRVNKQKLASKSRYFASLFSHNFSDSHNQEYVINYDIAQSTLQNFVDWVHNDRRISIHYQPIKISLIKFMQDKHFTGLLNLLQLSALFIVDELTNDIVNIIALQWLSPQKVINIWLLAKELNMKALQDICMSVCLDRFEEIPVDVLVKLAADDIVQLLNNVNIRVSSESYLENIRNKWIMHHGNSDIAHINQGRQLKFIRGTVIYETFEDDTKVGYLCTWDGNVLNKCEQLKSIQHPDKWLFGMQVISRGFNVYTVGGNIGLGGTQFNNVISRYCLLSKQWYYESTLPVPRRHMIAVFLSNKLVIVGGVGRHRLKLYSVNILDIHTGIWKEGMRVPESFTNIPPHCVLNGKLYMLKSSVYIYYPKEDYWQTISIRDDDVIERVDTFLTCDTTLLFEEDDDLDEMIITRIEITKDNTVCERGECIKRSIENKELRTYVVDVESNCRLQLRYLKSSNIGIMMINNISQQNDNQYLHSHTEERDEFKDYIFPQYSCFNIIDPRTLYNTT